A single window of Anomaloglossus baeobatrachus isolate aAnoBae1 chromosome 5, aAnoBae1.hap1, whole genome shotgun sequence DNA harbors:
- the LOC142311615 gene encoding keratin, type I cytoskeletal 12-like yields the protein MSFSSGYQLKTSSQKVQSSSRGSSYGGGFSSSSFSGAGFGGGLSSQSAKISFSSSGFGGSDGLLLGGEKQTMQNLNDRLASYLDKVKALELANSELEKKIREWYEQHQATNNTQSRDYTKYFQVIEDLKNKIIIGSTDNARVVLQIDNARLAADDFRMKYENELALRQSVETDINGLRRVLDELTLSRSDLELQLESLTEELAFLKKNHQEEMNSLKGNTGQVNVEMDAAPGVDLTKILNNMRSEYEVLAEKNRKEAEDWFLKKSSELKKEISAGVQEVQTSRSEISDLKRTLQSLEIELQAQISMKNSLEGTLAETEGRYCVQLNQLQVQISYVEEQLQQVRSDMERQKGEYVRLLDIKTRLEMEIETYRRLLEGELGSMPVQQTKSQTSSVDSRKDPTKTRKVKTIVEEVVNGRVVSTQVKEVEEKIE from the exons ATGTCCTTCTCCAGCGGGTATCAGCTTAAAACATCTAGCCAAAAAGTGCAAAGCAGTAGTCGAGGTAGCAGCTATGGAGGAGGATTCAGCAGTTCATCCTTCTCTGGTGCTGGTTTTGGTGGAGGATTGTCATCTCAAAGTGCCAAGATTAGCTTTTCAAGCTCAGGCTTTGGTGGAAGTGATGGTCTTCTACTTGGCGGTGAGAAACAGACCATGCAAAACCTGAATGATCGTCTGGCTTCCTATCTGGATAAAGTGAAAGCTTTGGAATTGGCTAATTCTGAACTGGAGAAGAAAATTAGGGAATGGTACGAGCAACATCAAGCCACCAACAACACCCAATCCCGAGATTACACCAAATACTTCCAGGTCATTGAAGATCTCAAAAATAAG ATCATCATTGGCAGTACAGACAATGCCCGTGTTGTCCTCCAGATTGACAATGCCAGGCTGGCAGCTGATGACTTCAGAATGAA GTATGAGAATGAATTGGCTTTACGCCAGAGTGTGGAGACTGATATCAATGGTCTTCGACGTGTGTTGGATGAACTGACCCTCTCAAGATCTGATCTTGAGCTCCAACTTGAATCCCTGACTGAAGAGCTTGCATTCCTCAAGAAGAACCACCAAGAG GAGATGAATTCCCTTAAGGGTAACACTGGTCAAGTAAATGTTGAGATGGATGCTGCTCCAGGTGTAGATCTCACCAAAATTCTGAATAACATGAGATCAGAGTATGAAGTTCTTGCTGAGAAGAACCGCAAAGAAGCCGAGGACTGGTTCCTCAAGAAG AGCAGTGAATTGAAAAAAGAAATCTCCGCTGGAGTTCAAGAAGTTCAGACAAGCCGGTCAGAGATTTCAGATCTTAAGCGGACACTACAAAGTCTTGAAATTGAGCTTCAGGCTCAGATTTCAATG AAAAACTCTCTTGAAGGAACCCTAGCGGAGACAGAAGGTCGCTATTGCGTACAGCTTAACCAGCTACAGGTGCAGATCAGCTATGTTGAAGAACAGTTGCAACAAGTCAGAAGTGATATGGAGAGACAGAAAGGAGAGTATGTACGTCTATTGGACATCAAGACCAGGCTAGAGATGGAGATTGAGACCTACAGAAGACTGCTGGAAGGAGAATTGGG GTCCATGCCTGTACAGCAGACCAAATCACAAACATCATCGGTTGACTCCAGAAAAG ATCCCACCAAAACAAGGAAGGTGAAGACAATAGTTGAAGAGGTTGTTAACGGAAGAGTGGTCTCCACTCAAGTGAAGGAAGTTGAAGAAAAGATAGAGTAA